TTTGATGTTGCAGGCCAGAAGTGAATATATTGCCGTGGGTGAAATTAAGTAAGGATCTTGAAGCGGGAAATAAAAAGAAGAAATGGACACAAAGAGAACCTTTTGCCTATTGGAAGGGGAATACAAACACAGGCAAGGTCCGGAAAGACCTAGCAAAGTGCAACCCCAATGGTAAACAGGACTGGAATGCAAGAATTTACCATctggtatatatatatttactttcacTAATAACAATAAATTTAATTACTATAATTTCAACTTTTCTtttatatttgtattaatattaattaatttatattaatttaaaataagaTAGAATCGATTAATCTGGGTAACCGTTTTCGACCATTTACCTAATCACCCCATGTGCTGTGCTGTGCTGCTAGTGAGGTTGAACCATGCGATCTCTTTTTTAAGAATACCAAGACGGCAACTACTAGACCATCTTCTGACAGTTGTAGAAATAGGGAGTACTCGGGCAAATAAAGTATCCCAATTACTGGATCAAAACTCGGTCAAACTGGCCAAAACTCGGGAGTCGGGATGGGATTACTTGgcaaatcggtcaaagtcaaacttggtcaatatgTACTCCCAGAGTTGCCAAGTACTCCCTAAAAATCCCCAACCGAGTACTCCCTGAGTagtgatttttgcaaccttgatacAAAGGCCAAACagcaataacatatagtataacgaTTTAACTCTAAAGTTGTAAGTCACTGTACTACAGTTATATCAATTGATTATTATTTACATTTTGCAGGATTGGAGAAAAGGGTTTAAAGATACAGATTTGGCAAGCCAATGTACCCACAGGTAAGTAACagatcatacatatacatattatgtTTAATTCTTAGTTAGAAACCTAAAAAGGTTATTTCCCAGATGTAATTAATTGTATGTTATGTTTGTAGGTACAAAATATATGCTGAAGGAAATTCATGGTCTGTTAGCGAGAAATATATTCTCGCTTGTGACTCGATGAGTCTGCTCATAACTCCTCATTATTACGATTTTTTCACGAGAGGTTTAATACCAACTGTTCACTATTGGCCTATTAACGAGCACAAGAAATGCGAGTCGATCAAGTATGCAGTTGATTGGGGAAACAAAAATACAGATAAGGTAATGTTCACAAATTCTGATTCAGAATATGAAATTCTTATGTTGAACATTACCTTTTTATCTTGCTGAAAAATTATAATCGTGCAGGCACAAGAAATTGGACGAAGAGGAAGTGAATTTATCAAAAACGAGTTACAAATGAAGTATGTGTACGATTACATGCTCCACTTATTAACAGAATACTCGAAGCTTTTCAAATACAGACCATTTGTAACAAGGAACGCAGTCGAAGTTTGTTCATGTTTAGATAAAGGTTTAGTGAAAGAGTTTAAAGAATTATCAAAGGTAAAGGGTCCATCGGAGACTGGTCCATGCACTATGCAACCCCCTTATGAAGCTTATGAACTTCAGTCAATGCTCGCGAAAAACGAAAATTTGACTAGGCAAGTTGAAATATGGGAAGCGAGTGGACACATTTGACTTACGAAAATCATGTTTATAAATGgtctttttagtttttttttttttttatcaagagAGATCAATGTAATTTATCGCTGTTTAATGTGTTAATATAACTGTACTATGGTATATAGGTAGACTCCAAAGGGGTGGATACAAGATTTAGAACGGATTTGAAAAATAATAAGGGATTTATATTTAAGCCTCGTATATTAGTGTATAATTGACTTAGCAGCACCAGTTAACAGTTTTAGTCTGTATCTTTATGGAACCTTATAATTGGTTATTGTTGTTAAAGAGTATAAGTGATTAGTTATAGTTTTTTTAAATCGTacgatttattatttatataacatCTAAAGTTGGAAAGAAAATGTTTAAGACTAATCTTTACCCAACACATACTAAATTTAACCATTTTTACCCAGACCGCCCATTTTACCAGCTCTGCTTCACATAGTACGGTTTTATGCTTGAATAAAGCAGGAAACGAACAATTATTGAAGAAATTTTAAAACTTGAACGATATGGCAAATCTATAAACATTTGAACTGAAAAAACAAAAGAGATTACATTGTTCTCTCTCATTATATCTCTCTCATTGTCCTCTCGAAAGGGAAAACGTGTCTCAAGGCCAACAAGACACAGAATTCATAACATACAGTTATTTTTGTTCGGTTAGACTAACATAAAAAAGTATATAAAAAAAGATTACCTGAAATTATGGATTCGTTTGGCAGATAAAAGAGTGTTGGAGAGTAGCATGGCAATCGTCATTGGGCCCACTCCACCAGGAACTGGAGTAATAGCTGAAGCAACCTTGCTTGCTTCCTCGTAACAGATGTCCCCAACCAACCGATACCCTCTAGGGCTTTCCGAATCCTgttatcacaaaaaaaaatatataaataaataaataataaaaaaactcAATAGTGGTTGTCAATAACCACGTGAAGAAGTAGTATTTTGGTTTGTTTACATGTAATTATGTTGCATCTCTTATGGGTAAAACTGGTAAAGCAGAAACATTAACTTAACAGGAAACAGCTCAAATGGGTAGGAAGTTATTCGAAATGTACTGTTCATACATGAAACCTCATTATCATTTATTCCCAGTTAGTTTAGTGACCATCTGTGgcattctaattatttaaccaaaaAGTTATGATCATAAGTGGTTCGGGTTAACTGGCGTTGTTAGTTGTAACTGACCCGCCCAACATCATGTGATTGATGAGGCAAATTATACAAATCATACTAGTGACTTGAAATATCATATTTGAAATGACTTTGATAAGAGATATTTATCACAAGTTTATGGATTTGACCTTTTCTTTGTTATTTTAGTTAAGTCTGGAAGGGGATCAGATTTCGATTTGTGCACATGTACCAACCAAATCAGCAATAAAACAAAATAATTTAATTTGAGACAAGTGGCAAAGAAACTTAATAGCCCAGCATGTAAAATGGAGAACAGAAACTATGCATAAATCAACTTTGGAGGGTATAATTAATCAAACTGAGAATAGAAACTTATCCAATGAAAAATGCAATGCTGATAATAGTCATATTTAAACATATTAGAAATTGCATGCACATCTTTTTGGTAATAATTAATCCTTTTGAAACAACTAAAGTTACTCACTTACTCAAATGTCTGAACAAAAAAGATATAAAGATGAAAGTATTCGTTATACTAACCTCAATTGCATTGATCCCAACATCAACTAAAACGGCACCAGGTTTGACCCAGCTACCCCTGACCATATTTGGTTGGCCCACAGCTGATATGATGATATCAGCTTGTCTAGTTATCTCTTCTGGATTCTTCGTTCTTGAGTGCACTATACTAACGGTAGCATCTTCTCTCTATatcattataaataaatattaaacttTTACTGTACTTGTGTGTTCAAACTAAAGGAAACAACTTCAATGCATTTACTTATGAACGATTCAATTCTGATTATGAATTATCTTTAACGAGTAAACCCATGTATGTAGCTTAAAAAGAAACAGGTCGAACGAGTCAAAACTTACCCAATGTAAATCTTTTATACAAAAAAAGTTCCTGaatcatattattatcataatgcattcctaataatattattttggtaatcATATCCATAAAATAGTTTGACAAGATATTCTTTGAATCAACCTGACCCAGCCCATTTTGACCAGTAATTAAAACTTTTTTCACCAGTAATAAAAACTTTTTTGACCTGAATTACATGTCACCTAGCCCACCTGACACACCCATTATGCCACCTATAAGTTACAAAGTAATAAGAAGGCGAAACAACTGAGCATAAACAGTACAATATTACCTGAAGTAAAAGAGCAGCAGGCATTCCAACAATGTTGCTCCGACCAATCACAACTGCTCGCTTCCCTTTAACAGGAATCTCATATCTATGCAACAACTCGATGCATCCTTTCGGTGTGCACGGAACAAACAACGGTTCTCTCCCTCGCATTGCTAGCCGACCAATATTCAAAGGGTGGAATCCATCAACATCTTTCTCAATACACACAGCATTCAAGACGTTTTGCTCATTCATATGCTGATATCAAAACGCCCATTCAAGCATATAAATCAATATCTACTACTTGATCATATAACTgcattatttatattaacacattcaGAAACTTACAGAAGGCAAAGGTAACTGAACTAGTATTCCATGAACAGATGGATCATCGTTAAACTTCGAAATGTGATCGAGAACCTCTTCTTCAGTGGAATCTTCAGCCAACCGCACTTCATAAGAATTAATTCCGACCGTATCACACGCTTTCTTTTTATTACGTACATACGTTGCGGAATCCTTCCTATCACCAACGAGGATAACCGCCAAACCAGGTACGATCCCAATCTCATTCTTCATTTTAGAAATCTCCACAGCAACTTCCTCCCTTATATCTTTCGCAACACGCTTTCCGTCAATAACCTTCGCAGACGCCTCACTTTTTACCTCTACAGCTACAACATAGATAATTTGTTAGGCTTTTACTTCAAAATTCAAGTAAAACCTAACATAATTaacaattaaaaatatatatttagatataacaGAATTTCGGATAAAGTTGGATACAATTGAATAATAGAATCATAATGTAAAAATAAGGAAGTTACCAttacttgatgatgatgatgatgatgatgatgaagagtgagtGAGGATACTTTTGGGGAATTTAGGGTTTGAAGTGCGATATTGATGAAGATTTATTTGGCGGTGAAAATGAGAAATGGAGTTTGAAAATTTGTGAAGTTTAGTGGTAGAAAAGTGAAGGAGACGAgctgttgatgaagatgatgatgaacaattGGTGAAATACATAGTAGTTGCATTTGTATGCATTGAAGCCATTTTATGTAATTTACAGGTTAATTGGAGCTTGAAAGCTATAACTGGATCTGCAACAATTTGGAGTTAGGTTTTAAGGTTTTAATTTGTGTGAGaattttatggtttagggttttatGGTTTATTAAGGTGGCGTAGGACTGCTGCTGTATTCGAACCTACTGTCTACCACCCGGGTATTTTTATTTGTTTTGAAATATAATTACATACAGTAATATATTTTTTTCCTTCAAACTATGACTCTTAACCATGATTTTGTTTCTTTTTCAGGACTGACTATTACATCAGCGCCACATGAGCACTTTCTTTTCATTACGAACCAAAGACTAACTGATAACTACCTTATGTACCACGACTTGGTCTCACCTCCAATTTttaatattaaacttaattataattatatcatttaGACACAAGCTTTTACCGTTCATAGGCATATTTTATTTCAAAAGACTACTTTCGCAATTTCACACCATAGTATTTatcacctattattattattacttgtaccaTGACTAACTGCTAGCcgcttaaaaaataataaaaaaaaaaaagaaaaaaaaaaagccgTTCAAACACAAATTGTACAAAACATCCGTGAATGAATCTGCTATGCAACGGCTCCAACGGAGTTAAAATTGATATTGACCTTGATTGATCGTGTTTAAACTTTAAATAGACATATACTACGATGTAATTTAactattaaataattaattttgatTCGAAATAATTTAGCTATCAAATTCACAAATTGTAACATCCTAAAAGTCTAACACTACTAACATCTAAACAAATCTAACCAAGCAACACAATTACACAAAAACCATTGAGACAACCAACTAACTACGACTTCTTGCAACTTTTGTTGCTCTCGCATCATATGGGTTGCCAAGTTGGAAGATTTCCTTTTGTATACCTTGGACAACCGATCGGTTCAAATATGAAAACCCTAAATGATTGGCGACCGGTAATTGATAAATTTGATAGTAGACTCTCGAGTTGGAAAATGAAATCGTTGTCTTTTGGAGGAAGATTAGTGCTTATTAAATCGGTTCTCTCGAGTCTTCCGTTGTACTATTTCTCGCTCTATCGTGCTCCGCCTTGTGTTCTTAAACATCTTGAAAGTGTGAGGAGAAAAttcttttggggtgggtcgggtTCGGGTTCAAATatttcttgggttaaatgggattgtGTCATTAATTCTTTTGAAAACGGGGGGTTAAATATCAGGTCTTTGAAAAGCAAAAATCTTGCTTTATTGgggaagtggtggtggaggttcaaaaccgaaaccgaTTCACTTTGGGTGAAAATCATTCGAAGTTTACATGGTTCTTGTGGCGGCCTATTGTCGGGAAGTGACCAAAATCACTTGTCGACAAAAGGTATTtggaaaaatattattcgtgcaggtAACTCTATAGAAGATTCTAATGTGCACTTCAAAAGCTCGTTCATCAAATCAATTGGCGGTGGAGACTCAACTTCTTTTTGACATGATCATTGGGTCGGGGACAATGCATTAAGATTTCGTTTCCCAAGGCTGTTTCATTTAGATCAGTTCCCCGATATCACCATCAAGGATCGCATATGCAACGGTGTAGCGGTTTGGCATTGGAAAAGATCTCCATCAGGTCGAGTTCAGGAAGAATTAAACACGCTGACAGCCCTATTAGCAACATTCGAATTTGATCCCATCAGTCGAGATAAATGGAGCTGCTGTTTTGCTCCAAATGAGGTGTTCAGTGTTCGAGCTTTGGCATCCGAAATCGACTCTAATCTCCTGGTCGACAGCATCACACATCAAGGTACCTTTCGTAACAACCTCACCCCCAAAAAAGTCAAAATTTTCGCATGGCGGGCGCTAAAAAAAAGGCTCCCCGTTAGGCTTGAATTAGACAAAAGGGGTATAGATCTCCATAGTGTTCGTTGTCCTCTATGCGATGATGACTTAGAATCCGTAGAGCACTCTCTTATTTTTTGTAAGCACGCGATGGACGTTTGGGAGCGGGTCTTCAATTGGTGGGGCGCGGGCAATTTCTCTAACTTCAGCCTCTTCGAAATCTTTAATGGTAATGGGAGTTTTGTGATGTCGGGTATTGGCAAAAAGATATGGCAAGCCGTGTTATGGATTAGTGCGTATCTCATTTGGAAAAATCACAATATCAAGGTGTTTCAAGGTAAATATAAAATTGCGCCGGTTGTTCTCAATGAGATACAAGCTATTTCCTTCGAGTGGATTTCTAATAGAGCTCGAGGAAGAAAGTTCGATTGGCTCATGTGGATCTCAACCCCAAATATTTATCTTTCCTTACCTTAGTTAGCATTATGTAGTTGCTTTCTTAGCAACAAGTGTGTGTATAATAGTCTCGTGTTCGTGTTTGTTCCTGTTTCATTTTCGTGTTTGCTGTATGTAATGAGTTCATATGCTCATTGCTTTGAACATGTATCTCTTGgtttttattaataaatttatccttgctgttcaaaaaaaaaaaaaaaaaaaaaaaaacatgtagtAAAAATAAAATTCAAAATATGCTTGGATCATTTTTATAAGATTCTAAATTTACTATAACCTTTAGGAACATGGATCTTATCATGTGGATAGCCGAGTTTATTTAGCGAATAAACTGTGTTACCATAAAAACATTATCCCTTGACGGTTCTTTCAATCATAACTTTATAAATCTGTTCTTAAAATTACATTATGTTCAGAGTAACATATTACTTGTAATATTTTTGTAAGCATAGTATCACAAACTCCAAACTGAAACAGCCAATGAAGGGACAAATTTGCAAACACCTGGAATCGAAACATATTAGGAATTCGTACATAATTACCTaacaaatgatcaagcatattttcacgaggtcaaggtgaacttacgcttgagtgcataatagggtttaaggactaacaacattcggacctccgacacttagtcgtggataacccacatcggtatcgtttcgattccgacagggtggccggttcgagagtccaccaacaacctagcatacgaggttgaatggcccgaagacatgaaggttttatagtttgagacatacctgaaagtcttagagatcgtatgaagctttgttcgtacggcGAAGATTTGTATGCTGtcgtttacgtatgagtaaacgaatgaacGTGTATatgttttagggtttatgagctatgtatttataggctcacgaattagggtttcaatagaatctcttccctaattaaatgtcatcttatcccaactaactttcgttatttaaggaaaagaatccgaattgattataccgtatattcttctagaatgtactggacccttatgcaagtttacaaaactcgcatcagatggtataggcgcatagagtgcggctatacccgtgccatatctATGTCATGACAGTTTTGTGTGCGGTTTAGGGCTTTGTATGAGCATCCGCATTGCCCTGcgaatatgcgtatcattaagtcccccagttcgatgt
The window above is part of the Rutidosis leptorrhynchoides isolate AG116_Rl617_1_P2 chromosome 1, CSIRO_AGI_Rlap_v1, whole genome shotgun sequence genome. Proteins encoded here:
- the LOC139873660 gene encoding uncharacterized protein; this encodes MGEVTMVDDGASSANSPAAVSRKPAYISGIVMKNPGVPIFLSVFLITLFVTAALFTRWVDVSSITAQFRRKDILPFEDKTTNTSTPQSCPEYFRWIHEDLKPWKDTGITLQMVEKAREKAHFRLTIVDGRLYMEKYDYVFQTRDVFNIWGILQLLELYPGKVPDIDLMFMCHDWPLIRKADYRDNTSIIPPLFHYCGDDSTYDIVFPDWSFWGWPEVNILPWVKLSKDLEAGNKKKKWTQREPFAYWKGNTNTGKVRKDLAKCNPNGKQDWNARIYHLDWRKGFKDTDLASQCTHRYKIYAEGNSWSVSEKYILACDSMSLLITPHYYDFFTRGLIPTVHYWPINEHKKCESIKYAVDWGNKNTDKAQEIGRRGSEFIKNELQMKYVYDYMLHLLTEYSKLFKYRPFVTRNAVEVCSCLDKGLVKEFKELSKVKGPSETGPCTMQPPYEAYELQSMLAKNENLTRQVEIWEASGHI
- the LOC139873643 gene encoding bifunctional protein FolD 4, chloroplastic-like isoform X1, with translation MASMHTNATTMYFTNCSSSSSSTARLLHFSTTKLHKFSNSISHFHRQINLHQYRTSNPKFPKSILTHSSSSSSSSSSSNAVEVKSEASAKVIDGKRVAKDIREEVAVEISKMKNEIGIVPGLAVILVGDRKDSATYVRNKKKACDTVGINSYEVRLAEDSTEEEVLDHISKFNDDPSVHGILVQLPLPSHMNEQNVLNAVCIEKDVDGFHPLNIGRLAMRGREPLFVPCTPKGCIELLHRYEIPVKGKRAVVIGRSNIVGMPAALLLQREDATVSIVHSRTKNPEEITRQADIIISAVGQPNMVRGSWVKPGAVLVDVGINAIEDSESPRGYRLVGDICYEEASKVASAITPVPGGVGPMTIAMLLSNTLLSAKRIHNFR
- the LOC139873643 gene encoding bifunctional protein FolD 4, chloroplastic-like isoform X2, with product MASMHTNATTMYFTNCSSSSSSTARLLHFSTTKLHKFSNSISHFHRQINLHQYRTSNPKFPKSILTHSSSSSSSSSSTVEVKSEASAKVIDGKRVAKDIREEVAVEISKMKNEIGIVPGLAVILVGDRKDSATYVRNKKKACDTVGINSYEVRLAEDSTEEEVLDHISKFNDDPSVHGILVQLPLPSHMNEQNVLNAVCIEKDVDGFHPLNIGRLAMRGREPLFVPCTPKGCIELLHRYEIPVKGKRAVVIGRSNIVGMPAALLLQREDATVSIVHSRTKNPEEITRQADIIISAVGQPNMVRGSWVKPGAVLVDVGINAIEDSESPRGYRLVGDICYEEASKVASAITPVPGGVGPMTIAMLLSNTLLSAKRIHNFR